Within the Marixanthomonas sp. SCSIO 43207 genome, the region ATACCAAGTATTAAATATGAACGGTGTTTCTAGAAGTGATTTTATTATTCAAAAAGGAAAGCCTTATTTTATAGAAACCAATTCAAATCCCGGTTTATCAAAAGAAAGCATTGTCCCTAAGCAAGTACGAGAAACCGGAATGTCTCTTACAGAATTTTTTAGTATTTTGGTAGAAGACACTTTGAATTAAAATTTAAAAAAAAAATCAATATCATGACAAAACGTGCAGTATTTCCAGGTTCTTTTGACCCTATAACACTAGGTCATGTAGATATAATAAAACGTGCGTTACCTCTCTTTGACGAAATCATTATCGCCATAGGCGTCAATGCTCAAAAAAAATATATGTTCTCGCTAGAAGAACGAAAACACTTTATTGAAACAGCTTTTAACGAGTATGAATCTGTACAGGTAAAAACGTATACTGGGCTCACGGCAGATTTTTGCAAGGCAGAAAACGCTCAATTTATATTACGTGGTTTACGTAACACAGCAGATTTTACATATGAACAAACCATAGCGCAAGCCAACGCCAAGGTTATGGATGTTGAAAGCTTGTTTTTATTAGCATCTCCAGCTGTTTCATATATATCATCATCTATAGTTCGCGATATCGCAAGAAACGGTGGCGATTACAGTGCTTTGGTACCTTTTTCTATTTAAGAATATTTAAAAATAAACATAAAAAAAACTCCTTCAAATTTCTGAAGGAGTTTTAAATTTTTAAGAAATCTTCAAACTTATAGCGCAGCCATATGTCTTGAGATCTGAGACTTTAAATTAGAAGCCTTATTCGTGTGAATAATGTTGTTCTTAGCTAATTTATCAATCATAGACATTACCTCAGGAAATAACTTTTCAGCTTCTTTCTTGCTTGATGCTTCTTTAAGCTTTTTAATTGCATTACGTGTCGTTTTGTGTTGGTAACGATTACGTAAGCGCTTTGTTTCGCTATTTCTAATTCTCTTTAAAGCTGACTTGTGATTCGCCATAATTCATTTCTTTAATTTGTAGCCCGTAGGGGAATCGAACCCCTGTTACCAGGATGAAAACCTGGCGTCCTAACCCCTAGACGAACGGGCCAATTGTTTTTCAATTGCGGATGCAAAAATACAACACATTTTCAATTCTGCAAACAGTTTTTAAACTTTTTTAAAAAAAATTAATAAGCCTTTGCAAATAAGACTCTTGCAGAAGAAGGTTTTCCTGTAATAATACAGCTTCCTGCTTCTTTTTTGCCATCCAAAGGTATACAACGTATGGTTGCTTTGGTTTCATTTTTAATTTTTTCTTCAGTTTCAGAAGTACCATCCCAATGTGCTGAGACAAACCCACCTTTATTTTCTATTACTTCTTTAAATTCTTCATAGCTATTTACCTCGGTGGTGTGTTCTGCCCTATAATCAACTGCTTTTTTATAAAGATTCTCTTGAATTTCGGTCATCAAACCTTGTACAGTAGTCACAACCTCATCTTGATTAACAAACTCCTTAGTCAAAGTATCACGCCTTGCTAATTCTACAGTTCCTTTTTCAACATCTTTGGGACCAATAGCTATACGAACAGGCACTCCTTTTAATTCGTATTCATTAAACTTCCACCCTGGTTTGTGCGTATCTCGATTGTCAAATTTTACTCGAATACCTGCTTCACGTAATTGAGCTTGTAATTCTACAGCAACTTTACTTACTGCCTCAAATTGCTCATCATTTCTGTATATAGGAACAATTACCACTTGATCTGGCGCTAATTTGGGCGGTAACACCAAGCCATTATCATCACTATGCGTCATAATTAAAGCTCCCATTAATCGAGTAGAAACGCCCCAGGAAGTTGCCCAAACATATTCTTGTTTTCCTTCTTTTGAAGCAAATTTTACATCAAAAGCTTTTGCAAAGTTTTGACCTAAAAAGTGTGATGTACCAGCTTGTAATGCTTTTCCATCTTGCATTAATGCTTCAATACAATAGGTTTCTAGAGCTCCTGCAAAGCGTTCACTTTCAGTTTTAAGCCCTTTTACAACCGGAACTGCCATGTAATTTTCAACAAAATCTGCATATACATTCATCATTTGTTCTGCCTCTGCAATAGCTTCATCTTTGGTTGCGTGAGCGGTATGTCCTTCTTGCCATAAAAATTCTGCAGTGCGTAAAAAAAGACGTGTACGCATTTCCCACCGCACTACGTTAGCCCATTGATTTACCAAAATAGGTAAATCACGATACGACTGCACCCACTTTCTATAGGTATCCCAAATAATAGTTTCAGAAGTAGGACGAACAATTAATTCTTCTTCCAGTTTAGCTTCAGGATCTACAACAATACCATTACCATCTTCATCATTTTTTAAACGATAATGAGTCACTACAGCACATTCTTTGGCAAAACCATCCACATGACTTGCTTCTTTACTGAAATAAGATTTTGGAATAAAAAGTGGAAAATATGCATTTTGATGCCCAGTTTCTTTAAACATTCTATCCAACTCAGCTTGCATTTTTTCCCAAATTCCGAAACCGTAAGGTTTGATTACCATACAACCTCGAACGCCTGAGTTTTCAGCAAGGTCTGCCTTGATAACCAACTCATTATACCATTTTGAATAATCTTCAGCTCTTTTTGTTAAGTTCTTTGCCATATACGGTAGTTTGGCACAGCATTTGTGCCTGTAGTGTTAAATAATTAGTTGTTTTCGTTTATCTCGACAAAACTAGTTATTTTTAAGATGTTCAACAATTAAAATAAATAGCAGTTATGCAACCAATATATACCACAAAAAAATTTCACCTCCCGTATTTCTTCATGGGATTTGTAGCTCTTTTACTCACTTCTTGCGGAACATACAACACAGGATATTCAGATAGTGATGGAATTTACGATTCTAATCAAGATGCTGTTGCTGTTGAAGAAGAAACCAGTAGTGAAAGAGGGAATTATTACAAACAATACTTTAATACCAAGGCAAACGAACTTCAAGACATTCCTGAAGACGAAGATTTGGTTTTTACAGATATTGAAGCCTATACCACATCAGAATACCTAGATGATGAAGGAAATATCGTTATCGAGGAAAGAGGTTCTTATGAAGATGGATATGGACCTTGGGGTAGTAATTCTGAAGAAGTTACAGTAAATATTTATAATAACAGTGGATTTAACTTTGGCTATTGGAATAGTCCTTATTGGGGTTACAATAGTTTTTGGGGGTATCCATACAGCTTTTATAGCCCTTATTGGTCATGGAGCATAGGCTGGGGACATCCTTTCTACGGTTATTACGGTTGGGGCTACCCATTCCACTACGGCTATGGTGGCTATTTCCCATACTACTATAACCACCATTATGCTTACGGAGGTTATTACGGAAACCATTATTATGATGGCGTTTCTTATAACCGAGGCAGAAGAAATACAGATTATGGAAGAACTGTTAATTCTCGCGGTAGATCAAATGTTGATAGCAGAACAGACAGAAGCCGAACTTCCTATTCAAGATCTGAACTTAGAAGACGTGTTGAAGCTAGAAACAATGCACGG harbors:
- the coaD gene encoding pantetheine-phosphate adenylyltransferase — translated: MTKRAVFPGSFDPITLGHVDIIKRALPLFDEIIIAIGVNAQKKYMFSLEERKHFIETAFNEYESVQVKTYTGLTADFCKAENAQFILRGLRNTADFTYEQTIAQANAKVMDVESLFLLASPAVSYISSSIVRDIARNGGDYSALVPFSI
- the proS gene encoding proline--tRNA ligase yields the protein MAKNLTKRAEDYSKWYNELVIKADLAENSGVRGCMVIKPYGFGIWEKMQAELDRMFKETGHQNAYFPLFIPKSYFSKEASHVDGFAKECAVVTHYRLKNDEDGNGIVVDPEAKLEEELIVRPTSETIIWDTYRKWVQSYRDLPILVNQWANVVRWEMRTRLFLRTAEFLWQEGHTAHATKDEAIAEAEQMMNVYADFVENYMAVPVVKGLKTESERFAGALETYCIEALMQDGKALQAGTSHFLGQNFAKAFDVKFASKEGKQEYVWATSWGVSTRLMGALIMTHSDDNGLVLPPKLAPDQVVIVPIYRNDEQFEAVSKVAVELQAQLREAGIRVKFDNRDTHKPGWKFNEYELKGVPVRIAIGPKDVEKGTVELARRDTLTKEFVNQDEVVTTVQGLMTEIQENLYKKAVDYRAEHTTEVNSYEEFKEVIENKGGFVSAHWDGTSETEEKIKNETKATIRCIPLDGKKEAGSCIITGKPSSARVLFAKAY
- the rpsT gene encoding 30S ribosomal protein S20; this translates as MANHKSALKRIRNSETKRLRNRYQHKTTRNAIKKLKEASSKKEAEKLFPEVMSMIDKLAKNNIIHTNKASNLKSQISRHMAAL